The following DNA comes from Phytohabitans rumicis.
ATCATCTTGGCGCCGTGCCGGATGATGCCTTCCTTCTCCACCGCCGCGCCGACCATGAACCCGGGCACGTCGGAGAGGAAGAGCAGCGGCACGTTGAAGGCGTCGCAGAGCTGGATGAAGCGGGTCGCCTTGTCCGCCGAGTCCACGAAGAGCACGCCGCCCTTGAACATCGAGTTGTTGGCAACCACACCGACGACCTCGCCGGCCAGGCGGCCGAAGCCGATCGTCAGCTCCTTCGCCCACAGCGCCTGGATCTCGAAGAAGCTGCCGTCGTCCAGCAGGCCGCGCGCGTACCGGCGCATGTCGAACGCCTGCCGCTCGCTCGCCGGCACCAGCGCCGCGAGGTCCACAGTGGAGGGCGCGTCGGTCGGCACGGCGGCGGGCGGCTGCCCAGTCCAGTTGTCCGGCAGGTACGACAGGTAGCGCTTGACGGTGTCGAGCGCCTCGGCCTCGGTCTCGCAGAGGAAGTGGCCGACCCCGGACTCTCTGGTGTGGACGGACGCGCCGCCCATCTCCTCCAGCGTGGTCTTTTCGCCGGTGACCATCTGCACCATGCGGTCCGACCCGAGGTACATGCTCGCGTTGCCGTCGACCATCGCGACCACGTCGCAGAACGCCGGGATGTACGCCCCGCCCGCCGCGGACGGGCCGAAGAGGGCGCAGACCTGCGGGATCGAACCGGAGGCGCGCACCTGGTTCCAGAAGATCCGGCCGGCGCCGCGGCGCCCCGGGAAGAGGTCGACCTGGTCGGTGATGCGCGCGCCGGCCGAGTCGACCAGATAGATCATCGGTACGCCGGTTTGATAGGCCCGCTCTATGCTCCGGATGATCTTCTCGACCGTGCGGGCGCCCCAGGAGCCGGCCTTGACGGTCGAGTCGTTGGCCATCAGGCACACCGGGCGGCCGGCGACGGTGGCCTGGCCGGTGACGACGCCGTCGGCCGGGAGCCCGTCGGACAGCGCGTTCGCGTACAGTCCGTCCTCGACGAACGAGCCGTCGTCGACCAGCAGCGCGACCCGCTCGCGGGCGAAAAGCTTGCCCTTGCCGGCGTTGGCCGCGTGATACTTCTCCGCACCGCCCGCGAGGACCCGCTTGCGGAGCCGTTCGAGCGCTTCTTCGTCGAGCGTCACGCAACCCTCCCCAGCCAGACTGAACGATCGTTAGGGTAGCACGGGCGGGTACGGAAACGGGGGCCTCCGCCGGCTGCGGAGACCCCCGTTGTACGTGTTGCTATGCGCCTCAGGCGGTGGGCACCGCGCTGACCAGGCCCATCGGGTCGACGCCCGCGACGTTGACCTTGCTGGTCTTCACGCCGCTGCCGAGGTCACCCGCGAGGGGCAGGGAGGACGCCCCGCCACCGACCGGCAGGCCGCCGGTCAGGGTGCCGGCCAGGTCGCCGACCAGGGGCAGCGACTCCTCGCCGGCCGAGCGGTAGTGGTCGCCCGACTTCCCGGACTTCTTGTAGTGGTTGTGACCCTTGCCGTTCTTGTCGATGTCCATCGCGGCGCCGTTGAAGCAGCCACCGCTGATGCCGACGCCAACGCCGAGGACAGCCCCGACGCCGTTGCCGCAGATGTTGATCGGCACCTGGACCGGCACGTGGGCCTGGTTGCCGTTCAGGATCCCGTCGTTGTCACCGGAGATCTGGGCGACGTCCTCGGTGCGCTTCGACTCGCGGGTCGACTCGAAGTCGGCGTCGTGGATGGCCCCGTTGAAGCAGGCACCGCTGATGCCCGCGCCGACGCCGAGCACGCCCACGCCGTTGCCGCAGATGTTGATCGGCACCTGGATCGGCACGTAGATCTGGTTGCCGTTCAGGATCCCGTCGTTGTCACCGCTCCACTGCAGCGTGTCCTCGGTGCGCTTCGACTCCTTGACGTCCACGTCGTGGGTCGCGCTGTTCACGCAGGCCCCGCTGACGCCGACGCCGACACCCAGGACGCCCACGCCGTTGCCGCAGACGTTGATCGGCACCTGGACCGGCACGTAGACCTGGTTGCCGTTCAGGATCCCGTCGTTGTCACCGGAGATCTGCGCGGTGTCCTCGACGCGGGACGACTCCTTGACGTCCACGTCGTGGGCGGCACCGTTGGCGCAGATGCCGCTCAGCCCGACGCCCACGCCGATCACGGCGCCGACCCCGTTGCCGCAGACGTTCACCGGCACCTGGATCGGCACGTACGCCTGGTTGCCGTTCGCGATGCCGTTGTTGTCCCAGCTGAACTGGGTGGTGTCCTCGGCGCGGGACGACTCCTTCTGAGCCTTCCACGGCTTGCTGTCGCCCTTGTGGTCGATGTCCATCGCGGCGCCGTTGACGCACGCCCCGCTGATGCCGACGCCGACGCCGATGACCGCGCCCACGCCGTTGCCACAGACGTTGACCGGCACCTGGACCGGCACGAACGCCTGGTTGCCGTTCGCGATGCCGTTGTTGTCCACGGAGATCTGAGCGGTGTCGGCCTGGACGGCGGACGGCGCGAACAGCAGCGCACCCGCGGCCAGCACACCAACGCTCAGCGTCTTACGAACCCAAGTCTTCATGATGAAGATTTGCCCTTCGATAATTGTTGAGTAAAGGGAAGTGCATATTCGGTTGTTGGTATTTCTTATTTACTGCGAGCGCCCGTACGAATACGCTCGTCGCTCAATTTGGGCGCGGCAGTGCCCTGGCGATTTGAATTGCCCTGACCCACCCGTCGACATGCGCCCGGATTTGGTGATGGTGTGTTGGGAGATCCACCGCTAGTCAGAGCGGTCCTGGGATCATTTTCCTGAGGCTTCGGTGCGGGATATACCGATCTACCGAGCGCCGGCAAGGCCGGCTCAGGACCACCCTCTAGTCAGGTGAGACGGTCGGGGCCTCGGCGTCATGCCGCAGGGCCGCGACGTCGGTCGTGACCGGCAGCCGGTGGGTCGCCACCGTGCGCTCCACGACCGAGGAGGGAACTGTCGCGAACGCGCCGCCCTCCGCGTGAGATCCGGGCCCACTGGCCGGGATCCCGGCACCCGCCCCGAAGTACGCCCGAAGGGGCGCGGGGTAGTGCCGATCGGGCAGGTTGCCGCCGCCCGGGCGCTCGTCCGGCGTACCGGCCGAGCGCAGCTCCGTACCGGCGAGGTGCCGGTCACCGGAGGTTGTGCTGACCCCGGCTAGGTGCACCAACGGCGTTCCGAGCACGGACGCCGAGCCGTTGCCGGCTCTTGTCCCGTCGGTGCCGGGGACCGGTGTCACTGCCGGGGTCAGGTCCTGGGCCCGCCGCTCCGCCGGGTCGACGAAACCGGTCACCGTACGCGTCACCGAGCCCAGCGTCGAGGTCACCGGTTGTGCCGCGCTGAGCAGCACGCCGGTGACCGGACGCAGGACCCCGTTCAGCGGGGCGACGACCGGGTCGACCGCGCGGGTAAGCGGGGTGAGCAGGCCCGTCGGTCCGGCCAGCGCCCCGGTGAGCCCGAGTGGCGTGGTCAGACCGCGGACCGTTCCGGCCAGGACTCCGTCGCCGGAGCCGGACCGGTCCCGCGACGTCGCGGTACGCGTCGAAGCGTCCGCGGCACGGGTGGCGGGGACCCGATCGCCGTCCGGCCGGGTGGCCGGCTGCGCGGCGATCCGGGTCGCCGAAGCCGCCGTCGCGCTGGGCAGCACCACGGTGCCGGCCGGCGCGACCGGGACGAGCTCCGGCGAGATCACCGGAGCGAGCGTCCTGGTCAGCGTGCCGTCGACGAGCGAAACCACCGACAGGTCGGCGGGGGCGTCGTCAACGGGCTTGGCCTCGGCGGCGTGAGCCGAAGCAGCGGAGAGCAGCCAGGCCGCTCCCGCGAGGCCGCCGACGGCGAGGACGCGCAGGCCAATCCGCACATGCGCGGGTCGCGATGCCGCGCGCTGTGTGCGCTCGACCCCCGACCCCGTCATGTTTCGCCTCTCGTCCGCCGGTTCGTTTCCTTGCGGTTTTAACCGCTCGTAATTGGTAACGAGACGACGTCAGGAGGGTCACGCCATTATTTGAAGAAATCAGCGCATCCGGGTGACGATGCCGGTGTCGTAGTCGCCGGAAATGAACTCCTGGTTTTCCAGCAGCTCCGCGAAGAACGGCAGATTGCACTTCGGCCCGGCGATCTCAAAGTCGGCCACCGCGGCGCGAGCCCGCGCGATAGCGGCCGCCCGGTCATCGCCGTACACAATGAGCTTCGCCATCAGCGAGTCGTAGAACGGTGTCACGGTCGTGCCGGCGGCGTACCCGGAGTCGACGCGTACCCCCTCGCCCGTCGGCTCGGTCCAGACGGTGACCACGCCCGGACCCGGCAGGAAGCGCTTGGGGTCTTCGGCGTTGATCCGCAGCTCGATCGCGTGCCCGCGCGGCGCCAGCCGCGCCGGGTCGAACGTGGGCGGCAGCCCGGCGGCCACCCGGAGCTGCTCCTCGACCAGGTCCAGCCCGTAGACGAACTCGGTCACCGGGTGCTCGACCTGGAGCCGGGTGTTCATCTCCAGGAAGAAGAAGTCGCCGCTGCCGGGGTCGAAGAGGCACTCGACGGTGCCCGCGTTGCGGTAGCCCACCGCCTCGCCGGCGCGGACGGCCGCGGCCAGCAGCCGCTCGCGCAGGTCCGCGGAGACGGCCGGGGACGGCGACTCCTCCAGCAGCTTCTGGTTGCGCCGCTGCACCGAGCACTCCCGCTCGCCGAGCGCGACCACGCGGCCGTCGGCCAGCCCGAGGATCTGCACCTCGATGTGGCGCACGCGCGGGAAGTAGCGCTCGATCAGCACCGAGCCGTCGCCGAACATCCGCTCCGCGAAGGCGCGCACCTTGTCGTACTCGGTGCGCAGGGCCGCCTCGTCGTTGGCGACGCCCATGCCCATGCCGCCGCCACCGGCGGCGGCCTTGACCATCACGGGGTAGCCGATCGTCGCAGCGGCCTCCAGCGCCGCCTCGACGGTCCCGGCCGGGTCGGTGGTGCCGGGCGCGACCGGCACGCCGGCCGCCGCCATCAGGTTTCGTGCATTGATCTTGTCGCCCATCGCGGTGATCGCGTCGGCGCCGGGCCCGACCCAGATCAGGCCGTTGGCTGCGACGGTACGGGCGAAGTCCGCGTTTTCCGACAGGAAGCCGTAGCCGGGGTGCACCGCCTGGGCACCGGTCGCCTTGGCGGCGGCCAGGATCGCGTCGGTGTTCCGGTAGCTCTGGGCGGGGTTCGCGGGTCCGATGTTGACCGCCTCGTCGGCCTCCGCCACGAACGGCAGGCCGGCGTCGGCCTCGGAGTACACCGCGATGGCGCGTACGCCGAGGCGCTTGGCGGTGCGGATGATCCGCCGGGCGATCTCGCCCCGGTTGGCGACCAGCAGCGACTCGATCATCACTGCCCGATCAGTGCGGCCATGGTGGCGTCGCGCAGGAGCGCCGCGCGGCGCGTGCGCTCGACCTCGCCACCGAGGAACGGCGTGGAGTTCATCAGGCCGAAGGCGGCGTGGGCCAGCACCCGCGCCTCGCCGGCCGACAGCTCCGGCCGCAGGGTGGTGAGCACGCTGACCCACTCCTCCACGTACAGCCGCTGGAGCCGGCGGATCTGCCGCCGCGGCTCCTCGGGCAGCCGGTCGAGCTCGTGCAGGTGCAGCGCGATCACGGCGGGGTTGGCCAGGGCGAAGTCGACGTGGAAGTCGATCAGCGACTCCAGTGCCGAGCGGGCGCCGTTCGGGTGCTCGGCCACCCGGGCGCGGCCGCCCTCCAGCAGCCCTTCGCTGACCGGGATCAGGGCCGCCACCAGCATCGCTTCCTTACCGGCGAAATGATGGTAGAGCGCCGGACCGGTGACCCCTGCGGCCGAACCGATGTCGTCCATCGACACGCCGTGGTAACCGCGGGCCGCGAAGAGGCCCACAGCGATCTCGATTATCTCGTCGCGCCGGGTCCGCCTGCGGGCCGGCACCGACGACGTCTGCTGCTCCACCGTCACCCGGTCAGCGTAACCAACTCTCAACCCGCGTATATCAGGCGATCGGCGCCGACGCGCCAGCATCTCTTGGACGCGGCCCCGAAAAGCGCGGCCCCCAGCGCGTTGACCAGCACATCGTCCACTGAGGACACCCGACCGAGGTCGAGGGCGTACTGCAGGATCTCCACCGTGACCGAGCCCGCGGCGCCGAGCGCGAAGAGCCGCGGAAGGCTCGCCAGGGCGGCCCACCGGATGGGCGCGAAGAACCCTAATGCGGCAAATACCAGCAAATTTCCGCCGAGCTGCGCCACCAGCGTGCCCGGTTCGCCGGAAAACAGGACGGCGAGGTCACGCAGCGGAACCAGTTGGACGCCGCGCGTCGCCGACCGCGGGGTGAGGATCATCCACACCCACGGCAGCGTGCCGGCCACCGCGCCCACCTCCGCGGCGCTGCGCCACCACGCCACCCGGGCCGGTACGCCGCGCCGGCGCCGCCAGGTGGCGAGGGCCCACCCGAGGGCGGCCGCGGCCGGCAGCGCCAGGACTGAGACGGCGACCACAGCGCCCCACTGCCGCCAGACCTCCGTCACGTGCCAGCACGGTAGCGCCCCGGAACCACAACGGAGCGTCACGCCTCTTTCCGGGCATGACGACCAGACGCGCCCTGCTCCAACTCGCAGGGCTGATGTCACTCGCGGCCTGCGACGAACGCCCCGCCCCGGCCGCCGCCAGCGATCGGCTCATCGTGGAGACGACCGATGGGCTCGCGGTGGTGGACTCGACGACCGGGCGCGCCACCGTACCGGCCGGGCCGTCCGTGGTGACCGGCGACTGGACCCGGCTGGTCCGCACCGACTGGACCGGCAAGGGCACCCGGCTGGCGACGCACGAGTTGCCGGGCGGCGAGGTGGTCGCCGGCGGCA
Coding sequences within:
- a CDS encoding chaplin family protein, whose protein sequence is MKTWVRKTLSVGVLAAGALLFAPSAVQADTAQISVDNNGIANGNQAFVPVQVPVNVCGNGVGAVIGVGVGISGACVNGAAMDIDHKGDSKPWKAQKESSRAEDTTQFSWDNNGIANGNQAYVPIQVPVNVCGNGVGAVIGVGVGLSGICANGAAHDVDVKESSRVEDTAQISGDNDGILNGNQVYVPVQVPINVCGNGVGVLGVGVGVSGACVNSATHDVDVKESKRTEDTLQWSGDNDGILNGNQIYVPIQVPINICGNGVGVLGVGAGISGACFNGAIHDADFESTRESKRTEDVAQISGDNDGILNGNQAHVPVQVPINICGNGVGAVLGVGVGISGGCFNGAAMDIDKNGKGHNHYKKSGKSGDHYRSAGEESLPLVGDLAGTLTGGLPVGGGASSLPLAGDLGSGVKTSKVNVAGVDPMGLVSAVPTA
- a CDS encoding acyl-CoA carboxylase subunit beta, whose product is MTLDEEALERLRKRVLAGGAEKYHAANAGKGKLFARERVALLVDDGSFVEDGLYANALSDGLPADGVVTGQATVAGRPVCLMANDSTVKAGSWGARTVEKIIRSIERAYQTGVPMIYLVDSAGARITDQVDLFPGRRGAGRIFWNQVRASGSIPQVCALFGPSAAGGAYIPAFCDVVAMVDGNASMYLGSDRMVQMVTGEKTTLEEMGGASVHTRESGVGHFLCETEAEALDTVKRYLSYLPDNWTGQPPAAVPTDAPSTVDLAALVPASERQAFDMRRYARGLLDDGSFFEIQALWAKELTIGFGRLAGEVVGVVANNSMFKGGVLFVDSADKATRFIQLCDAFNVPLLFLSDVPGFMVGAAVEKEGIIRHGAKMITAVAEATVPKICVVVRKAYGAGLYAMAGPGFDPDATIALPTAKIAVMGAEAAVNAVYANKIAAIADDEERAAFVAAKRAEYERDIDIVRLASELVVDAIVEPHELRAELIRRFAAARGKERHFSRRRHGVTPV
- a CDS encoding TetR/AcrR family transcriptional regulator, which gives rise to MTVEQQTSSVPARRRTRRDEIIEIAVGLFAARGYHGVSMDDIGSAAGVTGPALYHHFAGKEAMLVAALIPVSEGLLEGGRARVAEHPNGARSALESLIDFHVDFALANPAVIALHLHELDRLPEEPRRQIRRLQRLYVEEWVSVLTTLRPELSAGEARVLAHAAFGLMNSTPFLGGEVERTRRAALLRDATMAALIGQ
- a CDS encoding VanZ family protein — its product is MTEVWRQWGAVVAVSVLALPAAAALGWALATWRRRRGVPARVAWWRSAAEVGAVAGTLPWVWMILTPRSATRGVQLVPLRDLAVLFSGEPGTLVAQLGGNLLVFAALGFFAPIRWAALASLPRLFALGAAGSVTVEILQYALDLGRVSSVDDVLVNALGAALFGAASKRCWRVGADRLIYAG
- a CDS encoding acetyl-CoA carboxylase biotin carboxylase subunit, with product MIESLLVANRGEIARRIIRTAKRLGVRAIAVYSEADAGLPFVAEADEAVNIGPANPAQSYRNTDAILAAAKATGAQAVHPGYGFLSENADFARTVAANGLIWVGPGADAITAMGDKINARNLMAAAGVPVAPGTTDPAGTVEAALEAAATIGYPVMVKAAAGGGGMGMGVANDEAALRTEYDKVRAFAERMFGDGSVLIERYFPRVRHIEVQILGLADGRVVALGERECSVQRRNQKLLEESPSPAVSADLRERLLAAAVRAGEAVGYRNAGTVECLFDPGSGDFFFLEMNTRLQVEHPVTEFVYGLDLVEEQLRVAAGLPPTFDPARLAPRGHAIELRINAEDPKRFLPGPGVVTVWTEPTGEGVRVDSGYAAGTTVTPFYDSLMAKLIVYGDDRAAAIARARAAVADFEIAGPKCNLPFFAELLENQEFISGDYDTGIVTRMR